In Holophagales bacterium, one DNA window encodes the following:
- the atpF gene encoding F0F1 ATP synthase subunit B, whose product MRLKFLLGCALSCVLAAPLLANEGEGGGGGPFSGDIGNALWTLVIFGLVVLVLGKYAWGPLLSGLQARESFIRESLESAKRDREAAEARLKEYEQKLATARDEATAIVDEARRDAEALKRTLEADGRAEGQRLIERAKREIGIASDTAVKQIYDTSARLATELATKILQREIRPEDHERLIREALDRVRAGGQN is encoded by the coding sequence ATGCGACTCAAGTTCCTCCTCGGCTGTGCCCTTTCCTGCGTGCTCGCCGCCCCGCTCCTCGCCAACGAGGGCGAAGGCGGGGGTGGCGGCCCGTTCTCGGGCGACATCGGCAACGCGCTCTGGACCCTGGTCATCTTCGGCCTGGTGGTCCTGGTGCTCGGCAAGTACGCCTGGGGCCCGCTGCTCTCCGGCCTGCAGGCACGCGAGAGCTTCATCCGCGAGTCGCTCGAGTCGGCCAAGCGCGATCGCGAAGCCGCCGAAGCTCGGCTCAAGGAGTACGAGCAGAAGCTCGCCACGGCGCGTGACGAGGCCACGGCGATCGTCGACGAGGCACGGCGCGACGCCGAGGCGCTCAAGCGCACGCTCGAGGCGGACGGGCGCGCCGAGGGTCAGCGGCTGATCGAGCGCGCCAAGCGCGAGATCGGGATCGCCAGCGACACGGCGGTCAAGCAGATCTACGACACCAGCGCCCGGCTCGCCACCGAGCTCGCCACCAAGATCCTGCAGCGCGAGATCCGCCCCGAGGACCACGAGCGGCTGATCCGCGAAGCGCTCGACCGCGTCCGCGCGGGCGGACAGAACTGA
- the atpE gene encoding ATP synthase F0 subunit C, whose translation MMAVGMLLMFAPAAFAAEGDAAAHASGTFLSDAGAGKISGAIGAGLAIMGGAAGIGRIGGSSVESMARQPEAAGQISTAMIITAAMIEGATLFAVVVGLLAVLG comes from the coding sequence ATGATGGCGGTCGGCATGCTGCTGATGTTCGCCCCGGCGGCCTTCGCCGCCGAAGGCGACGCGGCCGCCCATGCGAGCGGCACCTTCCTCAGCGACGCCGGCGCCGGCAAGATCTCCGGTGCGATCGGCGCCGGCCTGGCGATCATGGGCGGCGCCGCCGGCATCGGCCGGATCGGCGGCAGCTCGGTCGAGTCGATGGCCCGTCAGCCCGAGGCCGCCGGCCAGATCAGCACCGCGATGATCATCACCGCCGCGATGATCGAGGGCGCGACCCTCTTCGCCGTGGTGGTCGGTCTCCTCGCCGTGCTGGGCTAA
- the atpB gene encoding F0F1 ATP synthase subunit A, whose translation MAGSNPLSHIVQHPIKQAEAHLGFLTPEGKITLFSDQVSMLVVAALLLALVVPRWVRRRRGGDALGDLVPSGPANFVEGICAYLRREVAEPSLGPHTDKFIKYIWSVFFFVLTVNLLGLLPIPALSALGPVHLGGTATGNIWVTATLALLTMGMMVVNGLRLGGRHYLAHFCPGPLWLAPLLVPVEIIGLVAKTFALAVRLFANMVAGHTLLAVLMTFIFSAAASLGASGGLAIAVPVVLGSVAIMLLEVFVAFLQAFIFTFLTALFIGMSVVFHHDDDHAGAHGETAAH comes from the coding sequence CAATCCGCTCTCGCACATCGTCCAGCACCCGATCAAGCAGGCCGAGGCGCACCTCGGCTTCCTCACCCCCGAGGGCAAGATCACCCTCTTCTCCGACCAGGTGTCGATGCTGGTCGTTGCGGCGCTGCTGCTCGCCCTCGTCGTCCCGCGCTGGGTGCGGCGCCGGCGCGGCGGCGACGCTCTCGGCGACCTGGTGCCGAGCGGGCCGGCCAACTTCGTCGAGGGGATCTGCGCCTACCTGCGGCGCGAGGTCGCCGAGCCGTCGCTCGGACCGCACACCGACAAGTTCATCAAGTACATCTGGAGCGTTTTCTTCTTCGTCCTCACGGTGAACCTGCTCGGCCTGCTGCCGATCCCGGCGCTTTCGGCGCTCGGCCCGGTGCATCTCGGCGGCACGGCGACCGGCAACATCTGGGTCACCGCCACGCTGGCGCTCCTGACCATGGGGATGATGGTGGTCAACGGCCTGCGCCTCGGCGGCCGGCACTACCTGGCGCACTTCTGCCCGGGCCCGCTCTGGCTCGCACCGCTCCTCGTGCCGGTCGAGATCATCGGCCTCGTCGCCAAGACCTTCGCTCTCGCCGTCCGACTCTTCGCCAACATGGTGGCCGGCCACACGCTGCTCGCCGTGCTGATGACCTTCATCTTCTCCGCCGCCGCCTCGCTCGGCGCCAGCGGTGGCCTGGCGATCGCCGTGCCGGTGGTCCTCGGCAGCGTCGCCATCATGCTCCTCGAGGTCTTCGTCGCCTTCCTGCAGGCGTTCATCTTCACCTTCCTGACGGCACTGTTCATCGGCATGTCGGTGGTCTTCCACCACGACGACGACCACGCCGGGGCACACGGGGAGACGGCGGCACACTGA